The following are encoded together in the Aciduricibacillus chroicocephali genome:
- a CDS encoding aldehyde dehydrogenase family protein → MLNDWTKIQLMQKEAVKEDPKKSITQGKEQLSIMRRMLTVHQDEWLAALRQDLGKCQFEGYATELAVLLNEIDYLEKKMDSFLRTRKSSRWKFNSITNKTIVRRPYGSVLVISPWNYPLQLSLMPVIGAITCGNRCFLKPSEHAPATAALLGRLVPEYFSEDWIVVVNGDASVSKALLELDWDFIFFTGSETVGRSVYMEAAKYQTPVVLELGGKNPCIIDQSGFTDDAIWKIVWGKFLNAGQTCVAPDTLFVNEAIYPDVLKKIKDTIELFYGGNPIESSDYGRIIHENHLNRLNEYLKDGEVYFGGGIDIGERYFSPTVLTKIRKDTPVLRDEIFGPILPVVPYGNLNKLLDELRDFDPLAAYIFSRDKDTIEEVSKRTKTRAIGVNEVILHVADPRIAFGGIGSSGLGSYHGKASIETFTYEQLIYESHDFFRLNQQFPPYDPKHFSLLQKLRRWLI, encoded by the coding sequence ATGCTAAATGATTGGACCAAAATTCAACTCATGCAAAAAGAAGCAGTTAAGGAAGATCCGAAGAAATCGATAACTCAAGGTAAAGAGCAATTATCAATCATGAGACGCATGCTTACAGTGCATCAGGATGAGTGGTTAGCAGCTTTAAGGCAGGATCTTGGAAAGTGCCAATTTGAAGGTTATGCTACAGAGCTTGCTGTACTGCTAAATGAAATCGATTATCTTGAAAAGAAGATGGATTCATTTTTGAGAACACGCAAATCTTCAAGATGGAAATTTAATTCAATAACAAACAAGACGATTGTACGCCGTCCTTATGGAAGTGTATTGGTCATCAGTCCTTGGAATTATCCGTTGCAATTATCACTAATGCCTGTAATTGGTGCTATTACATGCGGAAATCGCTGCTTTCTCAAGCCTTCTGAGCATGCACCTGCGACTGCCGCTTTACTGGGACGCCTTGTTCCTGAATATTTTTCGGAAGACTGGATTGTTGTAGTGAACGGAGATGCTTCGGTTTCAAAAGCATTACTTGAACTGGATTGGGATTTCATATTTTTTACAGGCAGTGAGACGGTTGGTCGATCTGTTTATATGGAGGCTGCAAAATACCAAACCCCAGTCGTTCTCGAGCTAGGAGGTAAAAATCCATGCATTATAGATCAAAGTGGATTTACTGATGATGCGATTTGGAAAATAGTTTGGGGGAAGTTTTTAAACGCCGGTCAGACTTGTGTGGCTCCAGATACGTTATTTGTAAATGAAGCCATTTATCCAGATGTCCTTAAAAAAATAAAAGATACAATTGAACTCTTTTATGGAGGCAATCCTATAGAAAGTTCAGATTATGGTCGTATCATCCATGAAAATCATTTAAACAGGCTAAATGAATACTTAAAAGATGGAGAAGTGTATTTTGGAGGGGGAATTGATATAGGTGAACGCTACTTCTCCCCAACGGTTCTTACAAAAATCAGAAAAGATACACCTGTGCTGAGAGATGAGATATTCGGACCCATATTGCCAGTTGTTCCGTATGGAAATCTCAATAAGTTACTGGATGAATTGAGGGATTTTGATCCGCTTGCAGCATATATCTTTTCACGAGACAAAGATACAATTGAAGAAGTATCCAAGAGGACTAAAACTCGTGCAATCGGTGTTAATGAAGTCATTCTACATGTCGCTGATCCGCGTATTGCATTTGGTGGTATTGGAAGTAGCGGTCTTGGCAGCTATCATGGCAAGGCAAGTATAGAGACGTTTACGTACGAACAGTTGATTTATGAAAGCCACGACTTTTTTAGACTTAATCAGCAGTTCCCTCCATATGATCCGAAACACTTTTCATTGCTACAAAAACTGCGCCGTTGGCTGATCTGA
- a CDS encoding phytoene/squalene synthase family protein: MTSSLSLASDYKYCEQIIKRHSRSFYYAFSKLPAEKAKAVYAIYAFCRTADDSVDENGTREAQLDALRKLEEDLILFEVRKERDEPMWRALRDVFNRFDMDIKPFYDQIKGQYMDIDFSMPETIEDIERYSYYVAGTVGLMLLPIIASKNCSALQKDAVYLGIAMQLTNILRDIGEDLTFKNRVYIPREIMVQEKYSVTELKQSVINEAFMSVWERMARHAEKLYAKFHRTVHLYDADSCLQVLISARFYEGILNEVRNNNYDCFTKKQAVSKKRMLAILNRAYLDLNMKVEESI; this comes from the coding sequence TTGACTTCTAGCCTAAGTCTGGCGAGCGATTATAAGTACTGTGAGCAAATTATCAAGCGACATTCCCGCAGTTTTTATTATGCATTTTCTAAGCTGCCTGCTGAAAAGGCAAAAGCTGTATATGCGATCTATGCATTTTGCCGAACTGCTGATGACAGCGTAGATGAAAATGGAACGAGAGAAGCGCAACTTGACGCTTTGAGAAAACTGGAAGAAGATCTTATTTTGTTTGAGGTGAGAAAAGAACGTGATGAACCGATGTGGCGGGCGCTTCGTGATGTTTTTAATCGTTTCGATATGGATATAAAACCTTTTTATGATCAAATAAAAGGCCAATATATGGATATTGACTTCTCAATGCCAGAGACAATAGAAGACATTGAACGGTATAGTTATTATGTAGCAGGAACTGTAGGATTGATGCTTCTGCCAATCATTGCGAGTAAAAACTGCAGCGCACTTCAAAAAGATGCGGTTTATCTAGGAATAGCTATGCAGCTTACAAATATACTTCGCGATATTGGTGAAGATTTAACGTTCAAGAATCGTGTATATATACCACGTGAAATAATGGTTCAAGAAAAATACAGTGTTACTGAACTTAAGCAGAGTGTGATTAATGAGGCATTTATGAGTGTTTGGGAGCGAATGGCCAGACATGCTGAGAAACTTTACGCAAAATTCCACAGGACAGTACATCTTTATGATGCAGACAGTTGCTTGCAAGTCTTGATTTCAGCACGTTTCTATGAAGGCATTCTTAATGAAGTCAGAAACAATAATTATGACTGTTTTACAAAAAAGCAGGCAGTTTCCAAGAAGCGTATGCTTGCTATACTTAATAGAGCCTATCTGGATTTAAATATGAAAGTTGAAGAAAGCATTTAA
- a CDS encoding phytoene desaturase family protein, whose amino-acid sequence MLEGNRNIIVIGGGMGGLSAAISLAQKGYNVKLFEKNEHLGGKLNRLEQDGFGFDLGPSILTMPHVFEKLFRNSGKNMKDYVEILRLDREWSSFFPNGTRIDLYGDLKKMNEMNSSLSKEDINEYSDFLSYAMQLNDLTEEGYFAQGLDNTMEVLRYHGPFTALRGFDLFSTMHEAIAKRISNPYLRDMLSYFIKYVGSSPYKAPAVLIMMIYMQHEQGCWYVPGGMHKLAQGIVILAEEVGVELHTGSAVKKLFKDNGRITGLQLDNGVTYEADYYISNMEVIPAYEQLLDEKSHYIDKIKKKFEPACSGLVMHLGVKKTYPHLSHHNFFFSENLHEQMDKVFNKHELPEDPTIYLVNVNKTDPSQAPEGHENLKVLPHIPYIQDNPFTEKDYKLFEERVLGKLERMGLEGLQANIVTKDVWTPHDIQNTYWSDRGAIYGTVSDKKKNRGFKHPKQSELYDNLYFVGGTVNPGGGLPMVTLSGQQVSEKIAKRDSVNAK is encoded by the coding sequence ATGCTTGAAGGAAATAGAAATATTATTGTAATCGGTGGAGGAATGGGTGGTTTGTCAGCTGCCATCTCCCTTGCTCAAAAAGGATACAATGTTAAATTATTCGAGAAGAATGAACATCTGGGCGGTAAGCTGAACCGCTTGGAACAAGATGGTTTCGGCTTTGATCTGGGACCTTCGATTTTAACGATGCCTCATGTTTTTGAAAAGCTGTTCAGAAACAGTGGCAAAAATATGAAAGACTATGTTGAGATTTTAAGACTAGACAGAGAGTGGAGCAGTTTCTTTCCAAACGGAACACGAATCGATTTATACGGTGATTTAAAAAAGATGAATGAAATGAATTCTTCCCTTTCTAAGGAAGATATAAATGAATACAGTGATTTTTTGTCATACGCAATGCAGCTGAATGACCTGACTGAAGAGGGTTACTTTGCCCAAGGGCTCGATAATACTATGGAAGTTTTGAGATACCACGGTCCTTTTACAGCATTGCGAGGTTTCGATTTATTCTCAACAATGCATGAAGCGATCGCTAAAAGGATTAGTAATCCTTATTTGCGAGATATGCTTTCCTATTTTATCAAGTATGTTGGTTCGTCGCCTTATAAGGCACCAGCTGTTCTCATTATGATGATTTATATGCAACACGAACAAGGATGCTGGTATGTTCCAGGAGGGATGCATAAGCTTGCTCAAGGAATCGTGATACTTGCTGAGGAAGTCGGTGTTGAATTGCATACAGGGTCAGCAGTTAAAAAGCTGTTTAAGGATAATGGCAGAATTACTGGATTACAACTAGATAATGGGGTCACCTATGAAGCGGATTATTACATTTCCAATATGGAAGTCATTCCGGCGTATGAACAATTATTAGATGAGAAAAGTCACTACATTGATAAAATCAAGAAAAAGTTTGAGCCGGCTTGCTCGGGTCTTGTTATGCATCTAGGTGTTAAGAAGACTTATCCGCATCTGTCGCATCATAATTTCTTTTTCTCTGAAAACCTGCATGAACAAATGGACAAGGTTTTCAACAAGCATGAATTGCCAGAGGACCCCACAATCTATCTTGTTAATGTAAATAAAACGGATCCTTCTCAAGCGCCAGAAGGTCATGAGAATTTGAAAGTGCTGCCCCATATTCCGTATATACAAGACAATCCATTTACTGAGAAAGACTATAAATTATTTGAAGAGCGGGTGCTGGGGAAACTGGAGCGTATGGGGCTTGAAGGTTTGCAGGCCAATATTGTAACTAAAGATGTATGGACTCCTCATGATATCCAAAATACATATTGGTCAGATCGAGGAGCCATTTATGGAACGGTTTCCGACAAGAAGAAAAATCGCGGATTCAAGCACCCGAAACAGAGTGAACTCTATGATAATTTATATTTTGTCGGTGGTACGGTTAACCCAGGAGGCGGATTGCCGATGGTAACTTTAAGTGGCCAACAAGTAAGTGAAAAAATTGCAAAAAGGGATTCTGTCAATGCTAAATGA
- a CDS encoding glycosyltransferase family 2 protein, which produces MMILCSILILAGLVSGWVMFWRVPEPGRKKINTSIKEISLTVIIPARNEEKRISYLLETLQQQKLKVDEIIVVDDGSTDRTRDISMEFGVKVVQNSELNPGWSGKSLACWNGAKAANGDLLLFMDADTVLSDEKAIGKVIAAYQSEGGTGILSLQPYHVVRKSFENISSIFNIIVMTGVNAFTVFKNKFRSAGSFGPFILCRRDEYFYAGGHEHIQAAIMDDLALGEAFQNKQLPVRCFGGKGIVGYSIYSESLHSLLGGWIKNFATASKSTNPFVMTMINSWIAGGLVNLLFIIWSLIAVHGSWHNYLLPVILYTVYAVQFYFLARKTGTYNWWVYPIFPLLIIVFTGTFLTSVYFTKVRKSVTWRGRKIKV; this is translated from the coding sequence ATGATGATATTATGCAGCATTCTTATACTGGCCGGTCTTGTCTCAGGTTGGGTAATGTTTTGGCGTGTACCTGAACCAGGGAGGAAAAAGATAAATACTTCGATTAAAGAAATATCTTTAACAGTTATCATACCAGCGCGCAATGAAGAGAAAAGGATTTCCTATCTTCTTGAAACGTTGCAACAACAGAAGTTGAAAGTGGATGAAATCATCGTTGTTGATGATGGGTCAACTGATAGAACAAGAGATATTTCTATGGAATTTGGAGTAAAAGTTGTTCAGAACTCGGAATTGAATCCGGGTTGGAGCGGAAAATCACTTGCATGTTGGAATGGCGCAAAAGCTGCAAATGGAGATTTGCTGTTATTCATGGATGCGGATACGGTGCTTTCAGACGAAAAGGCAATTGGGAAAGTAATTGCAGCTTATCAATCTGAAGGGGGAACGGGCATCCTTTCCTTGCAACCATACCATGTTGTCCGCAAGTCTTTTGAAAATATCTCTTCTATTTTTAACATTATCGTTATGACTGGTGTAAATGCCTTTACAGTTTTTAAAAATAAATTTAGAAGTGCTGGTTCATTTGGTCCATTTATCCTTTGTAGAAGAGATGAATACTTCTACGCTGGAGGACATGAACATATTCAGGCTGCCATCATGGACGATTTGGCTCTTGGGGAAGCATTTCAGAACAAGCAGCTCCCAGTAAGATGTTTTGGGGGGAAAGGGATCGTCGGATACAGTATATATTCGGAAAGCCTCCATAGTTTGCTTGGTGGTTGGATTAAGAATTTTGCCACAGCTTCGAAATCTACAAATCCATTTGTAATGACTATGATTAATAGTTGGATTGCTGGTGGTCTCGTTAATCTTTTGTTTATCATATGGTCTTTAATCGCTGTTCATGGAAGCTGGCATAATTATCTACTTCCTGTGATTCTATACACTGTATATGCAGTCCAATTCTATTTCTTGGCTAGGAAAACCGGCACATATAATTGGTGGGTGTATCCCATTTTTCCTTTGCTTATTATCGTATTTACAGGAACTTTTCTCACTTCTGTATACTTCACGAAAGTACGTAAAAGCGTAACCTGGAGAGGACGGAAAATTAAAGTATGA